One Streptomyces fagopyri DNA window includes the following coding sequences:
- the rsgA gene encoding ribosome small subunit-dependent GTPase A has translation MRRYGKHTDEDDIRSRPNRKGNRPRTNIRPKHEDAAEGMVLTVDRGRLTCLVEDRTVMAMKARELGRKAAIVGDHVALVGDLSGAKDTLARIVRIEPRSSVLRRTADDDDPYERVVVANADQLAIVTALSDPEPRPRLIDRCLVAAYDAGLEPLLVLTKSDLAPPDELLEMYGALGVPYVVTSREELETGTAVERVRKQLDGKITAFVGHSGVGKTTLVNALVSLERRRSTGHVNAVTGRGRHTTTSARAIPLPGSEGWVIDTPGVRSFGLHHVDPSRVIHAFPDLEPGTEGCPRACSHDEPDCALDQWVADGHADPARLYSLRRLLATRERRDGD, from the coding sequence ATGCGCCGCTACGGCAAGCACACCGACGAGGACGACATCCGCAGCCGCCCCAACCGCAAGGGCAACCGGCCTCGTACGAACATCCGCCCCAAGCACGAGGACGCGGCGGAGGGCATGGTCCTCACCGTCGACCGGGGCCGCCTGACCTGCCTCGTCGAGGACCGTACGGTCATGGCCATGAAGGCCCGCGAACTGGGCCGCAAGGCCGCGATCGTCGGCGACCACGTCGCCCTCGTCGGCGACCTGTCCGGCGCGAAGGACACCCTCGCCCGGATCGTCCGGATCGAGCCGCGCAGCTCGGTGCTGCGCCGCACCGCGGACGACGACGATCCCTACGAGCGCGTGGTGGTCGCCAACGCCGACCAGCTCGCCATCGTCACCGCCCTCTCCGACCCGGAGCCGCGCCCGCGGCTGATCGACCGCTGCCTGGTCGCGGCGTACGACGCCGGCCTGGAGCCGCTGCTGGTGCTGACCAAGTCCGACCTCGCGCCGCCCGACGAACTCCTGGAGATGTACGGGGCGTTGGGCGTGCCCTACGTCGTGACCAGCCGCGAGGAGCTGGAGACCGGCACGGCGGTGGAGCGGGTGCGCAAGCAACTCGACGGCAAGATCACGGCGTTCGTCGGACACTCCGGCGTCGGCAAGACGACCCTCGTCAACGCGCTGGTCTCGCTGGAACGTCGGCGCAGCACCGGTCACGTCAACGCGGTGACGGGGCGCGGCCGGCACACCACGACCTCGGCGCGCGCGATCCCGCTGCCGGGCAGCGAGGGCTGGGTCATCGACACCCCCGGCGTCCGCTCCTTCGGCCTGCACCACGTGGACCCGTCCCGGGTCATCCACGCCTTCCCCGACCTCGAACCCGGTACCGAGGGCTGTCCGCGCGCGTGCAGTCACGACGAACCGGACTGCGCCCTGGACCAGTGGGTGGCCGACGGGCACGCGGACCCGGCCCGGCTCTACTCGCTGCGCCGGCTGCTGGCGACGCGCGAACGCCGGGACGGCGACTGA
- a CDS encoding DMT family transporter, producing MAWLLVVVAGVLETGFAVCLKLSHGFTRFWPTVAFCVFALGSFGLLTLSLKKLDVGPAYAVWTGIGAAGTAIYGMIFLGDLVSTLKIVSISFVIFGVIGLQLSGSAH from the coding sequence ATGGCGTGGCTGCTGGTCGTTGTGGCAGGAGTGCTCGAAACGGGCTTCGCCGTCTGCCTGAAGCTCTCGCACGGCTTCACCAGGTTCTGGCCGACGGTGGCCTTCTGCGTCTTCGCGCTGGGCAGCTTCGGCCTGCTGACGCTCTCCCTCAAGAAACTCGACGTCGGCCCGGCGTACGCGGTGTGGACGGGCATCGGCGCGGCGGGCACGGCGATCTACGGAATGATCTTCCTCGGCGACCTGGTGTCGACCCTGAAGATCGTCTCGATCAGCTTCGTCATCTTCGGCGTCATCGGCCTCCAACTCTCGGGCTCGGCCCACTGA
- a CDS encoding TetR/AcrR family transcriptional regulator, translated as MMPAARESLLDAAHTALARRPWSTVRMVDVAAVAGVSRQTLYNEFGSKEGLARALVRREADGYLAGVERALAAHADARERLVATAEWTTSVARGNALVRAMLTGCWSERLPSPTLSAVPSSSAVPAQRRADGPLPSPADFVALVRDRAVAALAGPGTTRADAVELAGSCELVTRLALSCVAAPPGEGGVTDLVRGALPRQWR; from the coding sequence ATGATGCCTGCAGCGCGGGAATCCCTTCTGGACGCCGCTCACACGGCGCTCGCCCGTCGGCCGTGGTCCACGGTGCGGATGGTCGACGTCGCGGCCGTGGCCGGAGTGTCCCGGCAGACGCTCTACAACGAGTTCGGCAGCAAGGAAGGGCTCGCACGAGCGCTCGTGCGGCGGGAGGCCGACGGTTATCTCGCCGGCGTCGAACGCGCGCTGGCCGCGCACGCGGACGCGCGCGAGCGGCTGGTAGCGACCGCGGAGTGGACCACGTCGGTGGCGCGCGGCAACGCGCTGGTCCGGGCCATGCTCACCGGCTGCTGGAGTGAGCGGCTGCCCTCGCCGACGCTGTCGGCCGTACCGTCCTCGTCCGCGGTGCCCGCGCAACGCCGGGCGGACGGACCGCTGCCCTCGCCGGCCGACTTCGTGGCCCTCGTGAGGGACCGGGCCGTCGCGGCGCTCGCCGGTCCCGGCACCACCCGGGCCGACGCCGTCGAGCTGGCCGGGTCCTGCGAACTGGTGACGCGGCTGGCGCTGTCGTGCGTGGCGGCTCCGCCGGGGGAGGGCGGGGTGACGGACCTGGTGCGCGGCGCGCTGCCCCGGCAGTGGAGGTGA
- a CDS encoding CBS domain-containing protein — MLVRDAMSTVVLTIGPAHTLRQAARLMSARRVGAAVVLDEDAGGLGILTERDILNSLALGQDPDAETADTHTTTEVVFAAPVWTLEEAATAMSHGGFRHLIVLDGSGPVGIVSVRDIIRCWAPARQRVPA, encoded by the coding sequence ATGCTCGTCCGCGACGCCATGAGCACGGTGGTCCTCACCATCGGCCCGGCACACACCCTCCGCCAGGCGGCCCGTCTGATGTCCGCACGCCGCGTCGGCGCGGCCGTCGTCCTCGACGAGGACGCCGGCGGTCTCGGCATCCTCACGGAACGTGACATCCTCAACTCGCTCGCCCTCGGCCAGGACCCCGACGCCGAGACCGCCGACACCCACACCACCACCGAGGTCGTCTTCGCCGCCCCCGTCTGGACCCTGGAGGAGGCCGCGACGGCGATGTCGCACGGTGGTTTCCGCCATCTGATCGTGCTCGACGGCAGCGGTCCCGTCGGCATCGTCTCGGTGCGCGACATCATCCGCTGCTGGGCACCGGCCAGGCAGCGCGTACCGGCCTGA
- a CDS encoding catalase, with the protein MTQEAHVTQGPLTTEAGAPVADNQNSETAGVGGPVLVQDQLLLEKLAHFNRERIPERVVHARGAAAYGTFTLTRDVSRWTRAKFLSEVGKQTETFLRFSTVAGNLGSADAVRDPRGFALKFYTEEGNYDLVGNNTPVFFIKDAIKFPDFIHTQKRDPYTGSQEADNVWDFWGLSPESTHQVTWLFGDRGIPASYRHLNGYGSHTYQWNNEAGEVFWVKYHFKTDQGIKNLTTEEAVRLSGVDPDSHQRDLREAIERGEFPSWTVQIQVMPADDAAKYRFNPFDLTKVWPHEDYPPIEIGRLELNRNPENVFAEVEQSIFSPAHFVPGIGPSPDKMLQGRLFAYGDAHRYRVGINADHLPVNRPRATEARTNARDGSLYDGRHGGAKNYEPNSFGGPFQTDRPLWQATAGFTAGTGNHEAPAHSEDNDFVQAGDLYRLMSEDERGRLIENLAGFIAKVSRDEIAERAIDNFRRADGDFGKRLEAAVQALRG; encoded by the coding sequence ATGACGCAGGAGGCGCACGTGACGCAGGGACCGCTTACGACGGAGGCCGGCGCGCCGGTGGCCGACAACCAGAACAGCGAGACCGCGGGCGTCGGCGGCCCTGTGCTCGTCCAGGACCAGCTGCTGCTGGAGAAGCTCGCGCACTTCAACCGCGAGCGCATCCCGGAGCGCGTCGTGCACGCCCGGGGCGCCGCCGCCTACGGCACCTTCACGCTCACCCGTGACGTGTCGCGGTGGACGCGCGCGAAGTTCCTGTCCGAGGTCGGCAAGCAGACCGAGACCTTCCTGCGGTTCTCGACCGTGGCCGGAAACCTCGGTTCCGCGGACGCGGTCCGTGACCCCCGCGGCTTCGCGCTGAAGTTCTACACCGAAGAGGGCAACTACGACCTGGTCGGCAACAACACTCCGGTGTTCTTCATCAAGGACGCCATCAAGTTCCCCGACTTCATCCACACGCAGAAGCGCGACCCGTACACCGGTTCACAGGAAGCCGACAACGTGTGGGACTTCTGGGGGCTGTCCCCCGAGTCCACCCACCAGGTCACCTGGCTCTTCGGCGACCGCGGCATCCCGGCCTCCTACCGCCACCTCAACGGGTACGGCTCGCACACGTACCAGTGGAACAACGAGGCCGGCGAGGTCTTCTGGGTCAAGTACCACTTCAAGACCGACCAGGGCATCAAGAACCTGACCACCGAGGAGGCCGTCCGGCTCTCCGGCGTCGACCCCGACTCCCACCAGCGCGACCTGCGCGAGGCCATCGAGCGCGGCGAGTTCCCGTCCTGGACCGTGCAGATCCAGGTCATGCCGGCGGACGACGCGGCGAAGTACCGCTTCAACCCGTTCGACCTCACCAAGGTGTGGCCGCACGAGGACTACCCGCCGATCGAGATCGGCCGGCTGGAGCTCAACCGCAACCCGGAGAACGTCTTCGCCGAGGTGGAGCAGTCGATCTTCTCGCCCGCGCACTTCGTGCCGGGCATCGGTCCCTCGCCCGACAAGATGCTCCAGGGGCGCCTGTTCGCCTACGGTGACGCGCACCGCTACCGCGTCGGCATCAACGCCGACCACCTGCCGGTGAACCGCCCGCGCGCCACCGAGGCGCGTACCAACGCCCGTGACGGCTCCCTGTACGACGGCCGGCACGGGGGCGCCAAGAACTACGAGCCGAACAGCTTCGGCGGCCCGTTCCAGACGGACCGGCCGCTGTGGCAGGCGACCGCCGGTTTCACGGCGGGAACCGGCAACCACGAGGCCCCGGCCCACTCCGAGGACAACGACTTCGTGCAGGCCGGTGACCTCTACCGGCTGATGTCCGAGGACGAGCGGGGCCGTCTGATCGAGAACCTTGCCGGCTTCATCGCCAAGGTCTCCCGTGACGAGATCGCCGAGCGCGCGATCGACAACTTCCGTCGGGCCGACGGAGACTTCGGCAAGCGGCTGGAGGCCGCGGTCCAGGCCCTGCGCGGCTGA
- a CDS encoding Fur family transcriptional regulator, which yields MSDLLERLRGRGWRMTAQRRVVAEVLDGDHVHLTADEVHARAVVKLPEISRATVYNTLGELVSLGEVLEVATDKRAKRYDPNAHRPHHHLVCARCGAIRDVHPGGNPLADLPDSERFGFAVSDVEVTYRGVCPNCAAA from the coding sequence ATGAGTGACCTGTTGGAACGACTGCGCGGACGCGGCTGGCGCATGACCGCACAGCGGCGTGTCGTGGCCGAGGTGCTCGACGGTGACCACGTCCACTTGACGGCCGACGAGGTGCACGCGCGGGCCGTCGTCAAGCTGCCGGAGATCTCCCGGGCGACCGTCTACAACACGCTGGGTGAGCTGGTCTCGCTCGGTGAGGTGCTGGAAGTCGCCACGGACAAGCGCGCGAAGCGCTACGACCCGAACGCGCACCGTCCGCACCACCATCTGGTCTGCGCCCGGTGCGGCGCGATCCGCGACGTCCACCCGGGCGGCAACCCGCTGGCCGACCTCCCGGACTCCGAGCGCTTCGGCTTCGCCGTCTCGGACGTCGAGGTGACGTACCGCGGCGTGTGCCCGAACTGCGCGGCGGCCTGA
- the hisN gene encoding histidinol-phosphatase, producing MPDYRDDLRLAHVLADAADAATMDRFKALDLKVETKPDMTPVSEADKAAEELIRGHLQRARPRDAVLGEEYGIEGTGPRRWVIDPIDGTKNYVRGVPVWATLISLMEAVEGGYQPVVGVVSAPALGRRWWAAKSHGAFTGRSLSSASRLRVSQVSRMADASFAYSSLSGWEDQGRLDGFLDLTKAVWRTRGYGDFWPYMMVAEGSVDICAEPELSLWDMAATAIVVTEAGGSFTGLDGRPGPHSGNAAASNGILHDEMLGYLNQRY from the coding sequence ATGCCCGACTACCGCGATGACCTGCGCCTGGCCCATGTCCTGGCGGACGCCGCCGACGCCGCGACGATGGACCGGTTCAAGGCGCTCGACCTGAAGGTCGAGACCAAGCCGGACATGACGCCGGTGAGCGAGGCGGACAAGGCCGCGGAGGAACTCATCCGCGGCCATCTGCAGCGGGCACGGCCGCGCGACGCGGTCCTCGGCGAGGAGTACGGCATCGAGGGCACGGGTCCCCGCCGCTGGGTGATCGACCCGATCGACGGCACCAAGAACTACGTCCGGGGCGTCCCCGTCTGGGCCACGCTGATCTCCCTGATGGAGGCGGTCGAGGGCGGCTACCAGCCGGTCGTCGGCGTCGTCTCCGCGCCCGCCCTCGGCCGCCGCTGGTGGGCGGCGAAGAGCCACGGGGCGTTCACCGGCCGCAGCCTCTCGTCGGCCTCGCGACTGCGCGTCTCCCAGGTCTCCCGGATGGCCGACGCCTCCTTCGCGTACTCCTCCTTGTCCGGCTGGGAGGACCAGGGCCGCCTGGACGGTTTCCTGGACCTGACGAAGGCCGTCTGGCGCACCCGTGGATACGGCGACTTCTGGCCGTACATGATGGTCGCGGAGGGCTCGGTGGACATCTGCGCCGAGCCGGAGCTGTCGCTCTGGGACATGGCGGCGACCGCGATCGTGGTGACCGAGGCGGGCGGCTCCTTCACCGGCCTCGACGGCCGCCCGGGCCCCCACAGCGGCAACGCGGCCGCCTCGAACGGCATCCTCCACGACGAGATGCTGGGGTACTTGAACCAGCGCTACTGA